A section of the Saccopteryx leptura isolate mSacLep1 chromosome 6, mSacLep1_pri_phased_curated, whole genome shotgun sequence genome encodes:
- the PARP2 gene encoding poly [ADP-ribose] polymerase 2 isoform X3: MEQKTNKAHIYCEGNDVYDVMLNQTNLQFNNNKYYLIQLLEDDAQRNFSVWMRWGRVGKMGQHSLVACSGDLNKAKEIFQKKFLDKTKNNWEDREKFEKVPGKYDMLQMDYTTNTQSEEETKKEDSLKSSLKPESQLDLHVQELIKLICNVQAMEEMMIEMKYDTKKAPLGKLTVAQIKAGYQSLKKIEDCIRAGQQGRALIEACNEFYTRIPHDFGLCTPPLIRTEKELSEKVQLLEALGDIEIAIKLVKTELQSPEHPLDQHYRKLHCALRPLDCNSYEFKVISQYLQSTHAPTHSDYTMTLLDVFEVEKEGEKEAFREDLPNRMLLWHGSRLSNWVGILSHGLQIAPPEAPITGYMFGKGIYFADMSSKSANYCFASRLKDTGLLLLSEVALGQCNELLEANPEAEALLQGKHSTKGLGKMAPNPASFITLNGSVVPLGPAHDTGILNPEGYTLNYNEFIVYNPNQVRMRYLLKVRFNFLQLW; the protein is encoded by the exons ACCAATCTTCAGTTCAACAACAACAAGTACTATCTGATTCAGCTCTTAGAAGATGATGCCCAGAGGAACTTCAGTGTTTGGATGAGATGGGGCCGAG TTGGGAAAATGGGGCAGCACAGCTTGGTGGCTTGTTCAGGGGACCTCAACAAGGCCAAGGAAATCTTTCAGAAGAA ATTTcttgataaaacaaaaaacaattgggAGGATCGTGAGAAGTTTGAGAAGGTGCCTGGAAAATATGATATGCTACAAATGGACTATACAACCAATACTCAG agtgaagaggaaacaaaaaaagaggactcTCTTAAATCCTCCTTAAAACCAGAGTCACAGCTAGATCTTCATGTACAGGAGCTGATAAAGTTGATCTGCAATGTTCAGGCCATGGAAGAGATGATGATAGAAATGAAATATGATACCAAGAAAGCCCCACTTG GGAAGCTGACAGTGGCACAAATCAAGGCAGGTTACCAGTCTCTTAAGAAGATTGAGGATTGTATTCGGGCTGGCCAACAAGGACGAGCTCTCATAGAAGCATGCAATGAATTCTACACCAGGATCCCACATGACTTCGG ACTCTGTACTCCTCCATTAATCCGGACAGAGaaagaactgtcagaaaaagtACAACTACTAGAG GCTTTGGGAGACATTGAAATCGCCATTAAGCTGGTGAAGACTGAGCTGCAAAGCCCAGAACATCCACTGGACCAGCACTATAGAAAACTACATTGTGCCTTGCGTCCTTTAGACTGTAACAGTTATGAGTTCAAA GTGATTTCCCAGTATCTGCAGTCTACCCATGCTCCCACACACAGTGACTATACCATGACCTTGCTGGATGTTTTTGAAGTAGAGAAGGAGGGTGAGAAAGAAGCCTTCAGAGAGGACCTTCCTAACAG GATGCTGCTATGGCATGGTTCCAGGCTGAGTAACTGGGTAGGAATCCTGAGCCATGGGCTTCAAATTGCCCCACCTGAAGCTCCCATCACAGGTTACATG TTTGGAAAAGGAATCTACTTTGCTGACATGTCTTCCAAGAGTGCCAATTACTGCTTTGCCTCTCGCCTAAAGGATACTGGACTACTGCTCTTATCAGAG GTAGCTCTAGGTCAGTGTAATGAGCTACTAGAGGCCAATCCAGAGGCAGAAGCATTACTTCAGGGCAAGCACAGCACCAAAGGGCTGGGCAAGATGGCTCCCAATCCTGCAAGCTTCATCACCCT GAATGGGAGTGTAGTGCCCTTAGGACCAGCACATGACACAGGAATTCTGAATCCAGAGGGTTATACCCTCAACTACAATGAATTTATTGTGTATAACCCCAACCAGGTCCGTATGCGATACCTTCTTAAGGTTCGATTTAATTTTCTGCAACTGTGGTAA